A genomic segment from Pseudoduganella chitinolytica encodes:
- a CDS encoding DUF805 domain-containing protein yields the protein MTGFTALSPLTLQSPRLFAWSGRIGRLRYINYSAAAFWLSVVLGAAAGLALRATPWVLLSQVIAMLLSFLLLGVATLALARRRLMDMGYSGWLALLLLAPLLNMAVLLWLLFGKGEPGANRHGAPPVANSVPVNVLAGIVVVLTVAGVAYLLLVQPVPQDPWVHL from the coding sequence TTGACCGGTTTTACCGCTTTGTCACCGCTGACCTTGCAATCGCCCCGGCTGTTCGCCTGGTCGGGCCGCATCGGCCGGCTGCGCTATATCAACTACTCGGCCGCCGCCTTCTGGCTCAGCGTCGTGCTGGGTGCCGCGGCCGGGCTGGCCTTGCGCGCCACCCCGTGGGTCCTGCTGTCGCAGGTTATTGCCATGCTGCTGTCGTTCCTGCTGCTGGGAGTAGCCACGCTGGCGCTGGCGCGGCGGCGGCTGATGGACATGGGTTACAGCGGGTGGCTTGCCTTGCTGCTGCTGGCACCGCTGCTGAACATGGCAGTGCTGCTGTGGCTGCTGTTCGGCAAGGGGGAACCCGGCGCCAATCGCCATGGCGCACCGCCAGTCGCCAACAGCGTCCCCGTTAACGTGCTGGCGGGCATTGTCGTTGTGCTGACCGTCGCGGGCGTGGCATATCTGCTGCTGGTCCAGCCGGTGCCGCAGGATCCCTGGGTCCACCTCTGA